The genomic interval ATCTTGTTTAGAACATCATTGATTTTTATACCATCAACAGCAATTATTTTATCTCCAACAGCGAGTTTATAGTCAAAATTACCTTTATGCAAGCGGGTAACTATAGCGAAATCTTCAAATCGTTTAGTAACATATGGTATTTGATACTTATACAAGTGATCTGAAACCATTTTTGGGAATGGAGTATGTAAATATGCATGTCCGTCCTGAATTTCAACAATTAATTGATTTAGGACTAAATAATATTCAATTTGACTTTTTGAATGGATTAAAAGCGGAATATATTTGATTAAGCTAGCATCCCAATTCAAATCCTCTTTAATCGGATAAAAATATTCGATAACATTCCAATACCTAAATAATCCCAACAAACGAAATGACTCATTGGGATAAGTCATTTCTGAATAAGTGTTTTCATTTTTAGGTAAATATTGACCAGCTGGGGCTTGAGTAACATAAAACATTTTTTCAGGATTTCGTTTCATCAACATCATTTCGTGAACCTCATTGATGAAATTTGTTCCATAAATTATTGAATCTGCTTCCCACTTTGAAAACATTACTTTTTGCTCAGGTAAAAGGACGTTGTTTTTCTTTTGGGGTTTGTAGTTTTTCAATTCGTCGATCCACTTGGAATAAAATTGTCTTAACTCAGGAAGATCTTTTACTTTTTCGACTTCACCTATCTTTTCAATAAGTACTTTATCCCAATCAAAATGACCTTTTACAACGAGTGGATGTTGGTATTTTAACACCCCCCAAGCCTTACAAAGAGTTGCAAGTTTTTCATTTTTACTCAATGTTTGAGCAAATAATTGACTATTAACATTCATCAATAGCCAACATGAAAACAGAAAGTAAAATATTGTTTTTAACACATTCGTATAGTATAAAGAATCACTAAACAATATAAAGGGTCATTACTATAATATAATGAGCCTTTTGTTCATTTTTAATCGATATCTAAATCGTAAGATGCTTTAGTACACTTAATAACAGTTGTAACTTCAACGTTTGTTTCGTCTTTAGACACACATGATTTTGATCTGAATGGATCTGAATTCTTTTTTCGGCAACCATCTTCTTCCATACCTCCAAAGATATTACTCATTTGGTCTCCGCTAAGTTTCTAAATGGTTGATTTCTTTAATTATAACTTCATTTTATTAGTTTTTTAAATATTAAAAGCTGTTTCTTATGGTAACAACCAAATAAACCTTCTACTAAACTTGTTGCAACTTGATTTAGATTTAGAGAATGCAATATAATACTAATTTTAATCGATGGTAATTAATCTCTCTGATTTGATAAAATCAATATTGATTTAAAACTGTCTTCATTCTTCTTATCTTTGCAATCACTCATGCAAGGCAGTAAATTCAAAACTATTTCAGAACTAAGCGAAGGATTCTACAAAGAAAAGGGGTCTAAATTCTTGGCTTTTGCATTTCCGTGTAAAACAGAAGAAGAAATCAAAGAACACATTCAGCGATTACGGAAAGAACA from Fluviicola taffensis DSM 16823 carries:
- a CDS encoding S41 family peptidase; this translates as MNVNSQLFAQTLSKNEKLATLCKAWGVLKYQHPLVVKGHFDWDKVLIEKIGEVEKVKDLPELRQFYSKWIDELKNYKPQKKNNVLLPEQKVMFSKWEADSIIYGTNFINEVHEMMLMKRNPEKMFYVTQAPAGQYLPKNENTYSEMTYPNESFRLLGLFRYWNVIEYFYPIKEDLNWDASLIKYIPLLIHSKSQIEYYLVLNQLIVEIQDGHAYLHTPFPKMVSDHLYKYQIPYVTKRFEDFAIVTRLHKGNFDYKLAVGDKIIAVDGIKINDVLNKIKVLIPVSNEDVLLESAHPLTFSGNTDNFQVTIIRDNDTLDVVVKRYLIEEFHFDDPVKNEVVKIINDSVVYVDPREIGAKEFVKVLKDVKQFKSLIIDMRGYPLIRHHNFTNFISPNARKFLSLRAPKIDKPGTFFEFDDFTGKKNKNYYKGNIFVLVNRYTKSASEHTCMAMQAYDNVKIVGTTTSGSDGNVADIIFPGNVETIFSGLNVIYPNGISAQHAGVKIDYKVDITPEDEITETDKILKEAIRIANGRL